In Quercus robur chromosome 11, dhQueRobu3.1, whole genome shotgun sequence, the following proteins share a genomic window:
- the LOC126706092 gene encoding protein DETOXIFICATION 46, chloroplastic, giving the protein MQFKTLTSHNTPLFQNPTFFFFNKLSKPPQPPPSHFPISFFSSNLSLISTPKKRFRNRIVTASCISSNNKELLIGNDNSGPEIDIVSVSGEEEEEEEEEKVSELGSENIWKQMKEIVMFTGPATALWICGPLMSLIDTAVIGQGSSIELAALGPGTVVCDYMSYTFMFLSIATSNMVATALARQDKNEVQHHISILLFVGLTCGCLMLLFTKFFGSWVLTAFTGPKNAHLIPAANKYVQIRGLAWPALLVGWVAQSASLGMKDSWGPLKALAVASAVNVVGVIVLCSFLGYGIAGAAWAAMVSQVIAGFMMIEALNKKGYNAYSISVPSPDELLTVLGLAAPVFLTMMSKVAFYSLLIYFATSMGTYTMAAHQVMIQTFVMCTVWGEPLSQTAQSFMPELIYGAKRSLEKARMLLKSLVIIGVILGLLLGIVGTSVPWLFPKIFTHDQNVIQEMHKVLIPFFMALAVTPPTISLEGTLLAGRDLKFLSLSMSGCFAAGALLLLLVTSRGYGLPGCWFGLVGFQWARFFLSLRRLLSPNGILYSEDLGQCQTEKLRAV; this is encoded by the exons atgcaattcaaaaccctaacatCTCACAACACTCCTCTCTTCCAAAACccaaccttcttcttcttcaacaaaCTATCAAAAccaccacagccaccaccatCTCACTTTCcaatctcttttttctcttctaattTATCGCTCATTTCGACGCCGAAAAAGCGCTTTCGGAATCGGATAGTAACTGCTTCTTGCATTAGCAGCAATAACAAAGAACTCCTCATCGGCAATGATAACAGCGGCCCCGAAATTGATATCGTTTCGGTCTcgggagaagaagaagaagaagaagaagaagaaaaggtttCGGAATTGGGAAGCGAAAATATATGGAAGCAAATGAAGGAGATTGTGATGTTTACTGGGCCCGCCACTGCGCTCTGGATTTGTGGACCGTTGATGAGTCTCATTGACACCGCGGTTATCGGTCAGGGTAGCTCCATTGAGCTCGCTGCTTTAG GGCCAGGAACAGTTGTATGTGATTATATGAGTTATACATTCATGTTCCTCTCGATTGCTACTTCGAATATGGTTGCTACTGCTCTTGCCAGACAG GATAAAAATGAAGTGCAGCATCACATATCTATCTTGCTCTTCGTTGGGTTGACTTGTGGCTGCTTGATGCTTTTGTTTACAAAATTCTTTGGTTCATGGGTATTGACTG CTTTTACTGGGCCAAAGAATGCACATCTCATTCCTGCCGCAAACAAATATGTTCAG ATTCGAGGCTTAGCATGGCCTGCACTTCTTGTTGGATGGGTTGCTCAGAGTGCAAG TCTTGGCATGAAAGATTCCTGGGGACCTTTGAAGGCTTTGGCGGTGGCTAGTGCTGTAAATGTCGTTGGTGTTATTGTCCTGTGCAGTTTCTTGGGCTATGGTATTGCTGGTGCAGCATGGGCTGCCATGGTTTCCCAG GTTATTGCAGGATTTATGATGATTGAAGCTCTGAACAAGAAAGGATACAATGCATATTCCATATCTGTTCCATCACCTGATGAACTTCTGACAGTACTTGGGCTTGCTGCTCCAGTGTTTTTAACAATGATGTCCAAG gtgGCTTTCTACTCCCTCCTTATATATTTTGCTACATCTATGGGCACATACACCATGGCCGCTCATCAG GTCATGATTCAAACATTTGTCATGTGTACAGTTTGGGGTGAACCTTTATCTCAAACCGCTCAGTCATTTATGCCTGAGTTAATATATGGAGCCAAACGAAGCTTGGAAAAG GCTCGAATGTTGCTAAAATCACTTGTCATAATTGGAGTCATACTTGGATTGCTATTAGGAATTGTAGGAACATCTGTTCCTTGGTTGTTCCCCAAAATCTTTACACATGATCAGAATGTCATACAGGAG ATGCACAAAGTTCTGATTCCATTCTTCATGGCATTAGCTGTCACTCCCCCAACTATCAGCCTTGAGGGAACATTGCTG GCAGGACGAGATCTTAAATTTCTTAGTTTGTCAATGAGTGGATGCTTTGCTGCGGGTGCACTTCTACTATTG
- the LOC126706093 gene encoding protein DETOXIFICATION 46, chloroplastic-like: protein MQFKTLTSHSTSPLFQNPTFFFNKLPPPPPPRFPIPLFPSNLSLISTQKKSFRNRIVTVSCISNNREPIDNDNNGGPREIENGTDIASVSEIKVSEMGSQSIWQQMKEIATFTGPATALWICGPLMSLIDTAVIGQGSSIELAALGPATVVCDYLSYSFMFLSIATSNMVATALARQDKKEVQHHISILLFVGLTCGCLMLLFTRFFGSWVLTAFTGSKNAHLIPAANTYVQIRGLAWPALLVGWVAQSASLGMKDSWGPLKALAVASVVNGIGDIVLCSFLGYGIAGAAWATMASQVIAGYMMIEALNKKGYNAFSISVPSPDELLTVLGLAAPVFLTMMSKVAFFSLLTYFAASLGTYSMAAHQVMFQTFLTCTVWGEPLAQTAQSFMPELIYGVHRSLEKARMLLKSLVIIGAILGLLLGVVGTSVPWLFPRIFTQDQNVIHEMHQVLIPFFMALAVTPPTLSLEGTLLAGRDLKFLSLSMSGCFSVASLVLLLVTSRGYGLTGYWFVLIGFQWARFFLSLQRLLSPNGMLYSEDLDQGKLEKLRAA, encoded by the exons ATGcaattcaaaaccctaacatCTCACAGCACTAGTCCTCTCTTCCAAAACCCAACCTTCTTCTTCAACaaactaccaccaccaccaccacctcgcTTCCCCATCCCTCTTTTCCCTTCTAATTTGTCACTCATTTCGACGCAGAAAAAAAGCTTTCGGAATCGGATTGTAACTGTTTCTTGCATTAGCAATAACAGAGAACCAATCGACAATGATAACAATGGGGGCCCCCGCGAAATTGAAAACGGCACTGATATTGCCTCTGTTTCGGAGATTAAGGTATCGGAAATGGGGAGTCAGAGTATATGGCAGCAAATGAAGGAGATTGCGACGTTTACTGGGCCCGCCACTGCGCTTTGGATTTGCGGACCGTTGATGAGTCTCATTGACACCGCTGTTATTGGTCAGGGTAGCTCCATTGAGCTCGCTGCTTTAg GGCCGGCAACAGTTGTATGTGATTATTTGAGTTATTCATTCATGTTCCTCTCAATTGCTACTTCGAATATGGTTGCTACTGCACTTGCCAGACAG GATAAAAAAGAAGTGCAGCATCACATATCTATCTTGCTCTTTGTTGGATTGACTTGTGGCTGCTTGATGCTTTTGTTTACAAGATTCTTCGGTTCATGGGTATTAACTG CTTTTACTGGGTCAAAGAATGCACATCTCATACCTGCAGCAAACACATATGTTCAG ATTCGAGGCTTAGCATGGCCTGCACTTCTTGTTGGATGGGTTGCTCAGAGTGCAAG TCTTGGCATGAAAGATTCCTGGGGACCTTTGAAGGCTTTGGCAGTGGCTAGTGTTGTAAATGGCATTGGTGATATAGTCCTGTGCAGTTTCTTGGGATATGGTATTGCTGGTGCAGCATGGGCTACAATGGCCTCCCAG GTTATTGCAGGATATATGATGATTGAAGCTCTGAACAAGAAAGGGTACAATGCATTTTCCATCTCTGTTCCATCACCTGATGAACTTCTGACAGTACTTGGGCTTGCTGCTCCGGTGTTTTTAACAATGATGTCTAAG gtgGCTTTCTTCTCCCTCCTCACATATTTTGCCGCGTCTCTGGGCACCTACTCCATGGCTGCTCATCAA GTCATGTTTCAAACATTCCTCACATGTACAGTATGGGGTGAACCTTTAGCTCAAACCGCTCAGTCATTTATGCCTGAGTTAATATATGGAGTTCATCGAAGTTTGGAAAAg GCTCGAATGTTGCTAAAATCACTAGTCATCATTGGAGCAATACTTGGATTGCTATTAGGGGTTGTAGGAACATCTGTTCCTTGGTTGTTCCCCAGAATATTTACACAGGATCAGAATGTCATACATGAG ATGCACCAAGTTCTTATTCCATTCTTCATGGCATTAGCTGTCACACCCCCAACTCTCAGCCTTGAGGGAACATTGCTG GCTGGACGGGATCTTAAATTTCTTAGTTTGTCAATGAGCGGATGCTTTTCTGTAGCTTCACTTGTACTATTG CTTGTGACCAGTAGGGGATATGGTCTGACAGGCTATTGGTTCGTTCTTATTGGATTTCAATGG GCTCGGTTTTTCCTCTCACTTCAGCGCCTTCTGTCTCCCAATGGCATGCTTTACTCTGAAGATTTGGATCAGGGCAAATTGGAGAAGCTGAGGGCTGCTTAG